CAGTGCCACAGGGTTGCTGGACTTGACGGCAGGCGGCGGAATCAGTCAGACGGCTGGCAAGACCATTAGTGCCACGAACTTGGCGGCGAGAGCTGGCGGCAGCGTCAATCTGAAAGAAGCCAACACGATCGGTACGGCGGCAGTAGATGCCTCCGGTCATGACATCACTCTGCGGGATGACGGCGGCTTTGCCATAGGGGAAGTGACACGGACCGACGGGACGGTTTTGAACGGCATCAACGCCGGGAGCGGCAGCGTACAGCTGATCACTACCGGGACGGTAACGGAGAGTCAGCCGATCACGGCGAGGGGTTTGGAACTGACGGGTGATGGCGGGACGTTCGATCTGGAGCAGCCCAATAATATCGGGACCTTGGCGGCGGATACCGGCAGCATCACCTTGAAGAATAGCGGAGCGATCGACATCGGCAGCGTTGCGGCGAACGGAGTCGAGACGGACGGCGTAAAGACCAGCGGCACTTTTAGCCTGACGGCCGGCGGAAATATTACCCAAGACCAGGCGATTGAGACTGACGGCACGGCGACATTTGACGCCGGGACAGGAGACATCCAGCTTGATGAGGCCAACAAATTTGGCGGTACGGTAAACGCCGCCGGTAATGATATAACGCTGCATGATGCTGACAGCATAGACGTAGGGACTGTCACGGCGGGAGGCAATCTCAGCGTTGAGGCTGGTAATGGAGATATCATTGACAGCGGCGCAATTACGGTAGCCGACAACGCGCAATTCAGCGCCACGGGCGGTATGAGCCAGACCACTGGCAGCCTGACGATAGAGGGAACGACCGATATCGAGGCGGGAGCAGGAGCTATTGACCTGGGAAGCAGCAGCAATACCTTTACCGGAACAGTAACGCTGGCCAATAGCGGAACGAATGATATCAACCTGACGAATACCACAGCGACAACTTTAGGAGAAGTAACAGCCGGGCAAAATCTGGTGGTAACCAGCGGCGGAGCAGTGAGCCAAGCAGATAATACGACGATCACAGTACCGGGTACAACGACCATTACGGCGGGAACTACAGGGAGTCCGGCCGATATCACACTGGACAAGGCAAACGATTTTGTAGGCAGCATTACGGCCGCAGGGTCAAACGTCACGCTGCATGATGTGAGTACAAACGGTATGGAACTAGGCAATATAAATGCGTCGGGAGGCTTGGTAGACCTTACGGCAGACAACGGAATCAGCCAGACGGCCGGAACTAGCATGGATGCGGCCGAACTGGCGGCGAGTGCCGGCGGGAATGTGAATTTGAAAGAAGCCAACACAATCGGCACGGCGGCGGTGGCTGCTGCCGGCCATGAGATTACCGTGCGGGATGACGGCGGGTTTACGATAGGGGACGTACAGCGGACCGAGGGGACGACGCTTAGCGGGATCAACGCCGGAACGACAGGCAGCGTGCAGCTGATTACCGGCGATGCGGGGACGGTAACGCAAACTCAGCCGATAACAGCGGGCGGCCTGGAATTGACGGGCGCCGGCGGTACGTTTGACTTGGAGCAGCCCAATAATATTGGGACATTGGCGGCGGATACCGGCAGCATCACCTTGAGGAATAGCGGAGCGATCGACGTCGGCAGCGTTACGGCGAACGGAGTAACAACGGACGGAGTAACCACAACCGGAACCTTTAGCCTGACGGCAGACGGCGATATTACGCAAACCAAGGCCATCAGCACGACCGGAGCGGCAGCCATTAACGCCGGCGGTGGGAATATTACCCTAGCCGATGATGCCAACGACTATAAGGACAGCGTCGCCCTGACCGGCGGAAACGTTACGGTTCATGATGCTAACGATATCCGGCTGGAAACCTCGAATGTTTCCGGCGACCTGACGGTAACGGCAGTTGCAGGCGCCATCAGCCAAAGCGGCGCAATAGATGCCCATAACGGAACCACGACATTAACGGCAGGGACAATGAGCAGTCCGCAGAATATTACGCTGAACAATGATAATAATGACTTTGGTACGGTTGTGATTTCTAATAGTTCTAACGCCGCCATAAAAGACCAAAACGGCATTACGCTGGGCAGCTCGAACGTGACCAACTTGCTGGATCTGACAGCCGGCGGCAATGTGAGTCAGGTTCCCGGCCAGACAATCAGTGCGGGGAATCTGGCGGTAAGTGCCGACGGAAACGTTAACCTGAACGAAGCTAACACCATCGGTACGGCGGCGATCACCGCCGCCGGTCATGACATCACGCTGCGGGACGACGGCGGCTTTGCGCTAGGGGAAGTGACACGGACCGACGGGACAGTACTAAGCGGTATCAACGCCGGCAGCGGCAGTGTGAACCTGATCAGCAGCGGAACTGTGGCCGGAAATGCACCGATTACCGCCGGCGGCCTTGATTTGACAGGGAACGGCGGTGACTTCGAGCTGGGAACGCAGAGCAATACGATCAGCACCCTGGCCGCCAATACCGGCAGCATCGTCTTGAACAATACGGGAGCGGTCAATATCGGCATGGTTACGGCGAACGGAGTGACAACAGTCGGAGTAACCACCAGCGGAACTTTTAGACTGACGGCAGGCGGGAATATTACCCAAGACCAGGCGATTGTCGCGAAAGGGGCGGCGACGTTTAATGCCGGAGATAATGCAATCACGCTGACGAATGGTGATAATGACTTTAACAGTTTGGGAGCAGCCGGTAATACGGTAACAGTCAACGATAAAAACGGCATTACGCTGAATGATATCACGGCAGGGAGTCTGACATTGACGGCCCATGGGGACGTAAGCCAGACAACCCCGGCAAATAGCATTGTGGTGACTGGAAACACAACAGTGGATGCGAACGGCGGCAGCATTAATTTAGGCAATACAGTTAATGATTTTAATACGGTGTCGCTAAACGGCAGCCCCTTAGTACTGCGGGATTCTAACGGTTATATCATGACTAGTATTAACGGTGCCAGCGCCAGCGGCGAGCACGATGCTGTCAGCGACGCAGATAATCGAGCCGGGGAGCCGGATGTCCCCACCACTACGGCGGAGAACAATCCTTCACAAATAGGACAAGCTCCGGCTTCACCAGTTACTATTATAAAGGGTGAAGGAACTACGGCGGGGACGACTCAGCCGGTATCGCCAAAACCCAGTCAGTCGAGTGCAGGCCAGGGAGGAACAGGCCTGCAGGGTGATGGACAGCAGCAGGGCATCGGTCAGCAAGCAGCAGGTTCACCAAGCGGCAGTGACCAAGCAACAGGGCAGCAAGGCAGTAATGACCAGCAGGGTGATGGACAGCAAGATCCGACAGATGCAGATCAGGAAGAAAGTGGCCAGGAAACTGCACCGGGCGGTTCGCTGATCCTGACAGGAAGTAAAGGCGTTTCCGAAAATTACACGATAAACAGCTCCGGTGATTCAATGACGGTGAGTGCCGCTGCTGCAAATTCGTCTCCTTCGGCGGCACAAGAATCGCAGACAAATGAGATCCCGGTTTATAGAATGGAAAATCAGGAAAGACAGACTTATGGAGCCTATGCTGTTTCATCTGACGGTCAGCAAATAACGTTGGTTCCGTCATCGCTAAAATCCGAACCAACGGCGAATGTAAAGGCTGAATGCAAGACTGCTTATGCTACCGTCAGCCTGGATAGCGGTGCAACGGGGGTATATAATGTCGGTTTTAATGGTACAACCCTGTTAGTCTATCCTCTAGATGAAGGAGCTAAGAAGCTGATACAGGAAACAGACGATGTGAAGAACAAACCGATTGTCGCCGTCAGCCTGTTGACCGCAATGCATGATATGGGGCTTTCCCTTGCACAAATTAAAGCTGTATATATTTATACGAATTGAGCGGAATTTTTCTGTGCTCTCTGTGGTTAAAAAAGCGCCGCATTCTCATATCAAACCGCGTCATTTTAAAAAATAGTCCGTATCTTGTTGATGATATGGACTATTTTTGCATGATTATGCTATGATAACATTTGTTAATAGTCTAAAAATGGGATTGACATTCATCGAGGGGGTTCTTTCATGTCATATTTTTGTCATATTTTTAGTGTAAAATAGAAAGGAAATTAACATTTCTTAAGCGGCAGCAATGGGCAGGGAAGGAGATTCATTAGATGAACCACCGGTTTTGGCAAGAGGGAAATAAGCGGAAGTCATTTCTCATTATTGGCATTTTACTGATTTTATGTCTGGCGATAACGGTGCAGATGACTCGCAAACAGGCTGCGGGTAAATCAGGGTCGGGAAATAAAGTGCAGACTACGGTGGATGTGTTAAGTGTTCCCCGGACGCAATTGATAAAACGCATATCGCTTACCGGACAGACAGTGCCAAAGGCTCAGGTCGATATTGCGGCAAAATATCAAGGCAGGATTGCTGCGGTCAATACAGATTTAGGCCAGCGGGTAGCAGCGGGGCAGGTGCTGATAGTACAGGATACCGGTGATGCGGAATTGACAATTAAGCAAAATCAGGCGTCTTATCAACAGGCCTCTGCTGATGCGGCAAACAGTAATGTGGCGTTTAATGCTAATTATAATAAAGCTAAGGCGGATTACGATCGGGCTGCGGCCACTTACCAGCGCTATAAGACATTATATGAGGTAGGCGGAATAGCGAAAGACACTTTGGATATTGATGAGCAGCAAATGCTGGATGCCAAGGCGACTTTGGATGCTTTGGTAAATCAAATGAATTCCAATTATGTACCGGCGACAGTAGAATCTGCGCAGGCTGTGGCCGAAAAAGCCCGGCACGGTATTGCCGCCGCCGAAAAGCAACGGGATGATCTCATCTTACGGGCGCCATTTTCCGGAATGATCGGCTATCGTCAGGCCGAAGTCGGCGCTATTGTTTCCGCCGGGCAAAAATTGCTGACGATTGTGGATAACAGCGAGATCCATGTGGATTGTCAAGTATCCGAGCAGGATTTGCCGGCTTTGTCCATCGGTATGGACGTGAATGTGCAAATTGAAACATTAGGGAGACAGTTTCCCGGTAAAATTATTTACATAAGTCCGGCCAGTGACAGCTCTAACTTGGTATTTTCTTTGCGTATCGATCTTACGGAACCGGATACTGCCGTTAGAAGCGGTATGTTTACCCGGACGATTCTGAATACGGTTTTGCGGTCTGATGTTCTGGTAGTTCCCAAGACGGCGATATTAGAAAAGAACGGCAAGAGTTATGTTTTTGTTATTAATGAGCAGAATGCAGCGGAAGAGCGTACCGTTCAGATTGGCGCCAGAGGCGATCAAAATGTGGAAATACTGGCTGGATTAACGGAAGGTGAAAAAATTGCCCTCAATAATCTTTCCCGGCTGCGGTCAGGACTGACAATAGTACCGAATTTGGTTGCCCTGGATGGTGGGGGTGACAGTCAGTGAACATCACCCGGTTTTCCATTCAGAAACCAGTCGGCATATCGATGATTGTTATGTTATTCGTCGTACTGGGGTTATTCAGCTTTTATCGCATCGGCGTGGAATTGTTACCGTCGGTTAATATCCCTTATGTAACAGTGACGGTAAATTATCCGGGTGCCGGGACGGAACAAGTTGAGGAAGATGTTATCAAACCTTTGGAAAATGCCTTGTCATCTTTATCAAACCTAAAGCATATTACATCAGTTGCCCGTCCGGAAAAGGCGCAGATAACGTTAGAATTTGAATTTTGGGCCAATGTAGCGACTTCGGCTATCGACGCGACCCAGTATGTCAACGCGGCTATGAGCAAGCTGCCTACTGCGGTGAAGACGCCGTCGGTTATTAAAAGGGATATTAACGCTACCCCCATTATGGAAATCTCCGTTGTTTCCGGCAAGCCGCTGTCGGATGTATATACGCTGGCGAATGATGTATTTGTGGAACGGCTGCAAAGAGCCAGCGGCGTGTCTGACGTTACGCTGTTCGGCGGCCGGGATAAAGAAGTGGCGGTTGAAGTTGATAAAGATAAGCTGTCTTATTACAATATTTCTCTAAGCCAGATTGCCAACCGGATTCAGCAGGAAAATGTACTGACTCCGGCCGGATCGGTTTTTACCGATAAAACGGAGACGAATGTGCGCTTGACGGCTCAATATGCTTCGCCGGAAGAACTGGCGGGCATTCATGTTACGAATGCCAAAGGTATCAATATACCGCTAACGGATCTTGCCACCGTTAGGGAACAGGATAAAAGAGTTACCCGTTATGCCCGCACGAACGGACAGGATGTAGTGTCGCTGACAATTTATAAAAATAGCGATGCCAATTTGGTGGATACAGTAAAAGCGGTAAAACAGCAATTGGATAGTTTACGTGCCGAATATCCGGACTATCAGTTTGTAACGATTACTGATTCTTCCACATATGTGCAGGATGCTCTTCATAATACGCTGGAAGCGCTGATTGAAGGACTGTTCACAACTGGCCTGGTATTATATCTGTTTTTGCGGGGCTGGCGTTCTGCTGCCGCTGTTTTGATTGCGATACCGACTTCCTTAATTTCTACTTTCTTTGTGATGTATATTGCAGGTTTTACTTTTAATATGATGTCGCTGCTGGGAATGTCCTTGTGTATTGGCACGCTGGTGGATGATTCTATTGTGGTGCTGGAGAATATTCATCGCCATTTTCGCATGGGAAAGGATGCGAAGACGGCAGCGGAAGAGGGCCGAACAGAGATTGGCATGGCTGCTTTGGCGATCACCCTTTGTGATGTAGTAGTCTTTATGCCAATCGCCTTTATGACCGGAATGACCGGGCAGTTTTTCCGGCAATTCGGCCTGACAATTGTCTTTGCTACGTTATGTTCACTTTTTGTATCCTTTACCTTGACGCCGATGCTGGCATCCCGGTTTTATGCAAACGGAATTGTGGAACCGAGAGGCAAGCTATGGGATTTTATGGCGCGTTTGGAAAACGGGGCAATAGAAAAATATGGAAAGATATTACATTGGAGCTTGAAGAATCCGGCAAAGATTATGGTAAGTATTGCGTTGATTTTTTTTGCCACCCTTTCTTTTATTCCTTTAGGAATTATTGGCTCCGAGTATATGCCGAAAACAGATGAGGGCAGCTTCCGGATTATGATGCAGTTTCCGGTAGGCCAGAATATTGATCAGACGAATAGCGAAGTAAGAAAAATAGAAGAGTATCTTACGACAGTGCCGGAAATTACTAATTATCTGTCGAGTGTGGGAACTCCGGCTGGAAGCTATGGCAGTATCAGCGTGCAAATGGTTGATCGAAAAGAGCGGAACCGCAGTGTTTGGCAGGTCACTGATCAGATACGGCAGTATCTCAGGAAAAATTATCCCCAGGCCACATCGCAGGTCAGTGAAACTCAGTCTTCCGTTGCCGGGGTATCCGGCGGCAGCGGAACCGGCGGCGGCGGCCCTAACACTTCTCCGGTGCAGATTGAGCTGCGGGGAGCCAGCCTTGACAATATTATTAAGGCCTCCTATAGGATTCAGGATATTGTTTCTACGGTTCCCGGGGTAAAAGATGTTCGCAGTTCCTACAGTGAAGGTATGCCGGAAATCCGTCTGGTGGTTGACAGGGAACGGCTTAAATTCTTTAATACTACCGTTAATGAAGTGAACAATGTATTTTCCGGCGCAGTAGCCGGGACACTGGCCGGCTATTATGCCAACGATCCTACCAATGACAGCCAGGATACCGATATTTATGTACGGATTAAAAACAGTGACGGCTTTAAGGCATCTGATATAAGTTCTATACCGGTTCAGGCCGGAACAGGGTTAGTCAGATTAAGCGATGTGGCCCGGCTGCAGGATAGTGTCGGACCGGTTATGCTGCGGCGGGTGGATAAGCAGGAGTCGATCAATATCGCCGCCAATATAACCGATCGTCCCTTGCAGGATGTATTGAATGATATTTCCAAGAGTATAAAGCCGGAAGATCTGGGGACAAATGTGACTTACCGGTTTACCGGTCAGGCGGATAACATGAAAAGCACTTTCACCGAAATGGCGCAGGCGCTTGGTTTATCCTTACTTTTAGTCTATATGCTTTTGTCTACCTTATATGAATCTCTCTCTACGTCGTTTATTCGGATGTTTTCACTTCCCTTCGGCTTAATCGGCGCATTAACCCTATTGGCCATTACTCGCAATACTCTTAATCTATATTCTTTAATTGGAATCCTGGTAATGGACGGTGTAGTGGCTAAAAACGGCACACTGCTTTTAGATTATACGATGACGCTGATGGGGAGGGGGATGAATGCCCGGGATGCTGTCATTGAAGCCGGTAAAACCAGGCTGAAGCCTATTTTTATGACTACTTTGACGATGATAACGGGAATGCTGCCAATGGCGCTCGCTTTAACTGCCGGCTCGGAGACTCGGGTCGCCATGGCCTGGGTAGTAATCGGCGGCTTGACTTCCTCCACGTTTTTTACGCTGGTTGGCATACCGATTATCTTTTTATATTTTGAAGGTAAGCCTTTCTCAAGATATAGGCATGCCATCAGTCATGCTTATAAGCGCTTAGCAGGCAAAGGACAGCAGTCTGCGGGATAAGACGGTACGGCAGCCTGAAAACGGAGCAGTTGGTAAAAAAATAAGTTGTCATTGCGAACAATAGTGAAGCAATCTCGCTGTCTTTTTCAGCAGATTGCTTCGTCGTCACGCCTCCAATGACAGTATATATATGCGGCGTTTGGGTAAAATAAGGGGATACAGGTAAGCAGTAAGGAAAAAATTAAAAGACTTTATAGCAATGACGGCGATATGGAGATTTGTAAAGCAGGAAATATTCGACAAATGACGAACAAAGAATGGATATAACTGAAAAAGGAGCCATGAGGATGAGCACCAACCCTGTTTTACCTTCAAATTTTATTCAGAACATTATTAATGAAGATTTACAGAACAATAAAAACGAGAGCAGAGTCCATACCCGCTTTCCGCCGGAACCGAACGGCTATCTGCATATTGGCCACGCTAAATCGATCTGTCTTAATTTTGGGATCGCCAAGGAAAATAACGGCCTTTGCAACCTGCGCTTTGATGATACCAATCCCAGCAAAGAGGAAGTCGAATATGTGGATTCCATTCAGGCGGATGTTCACTGGCTGGGATTTGACTGGGATGACCGGATGTTTTATGCTTCCGATTATTTTGAACAGCTTTATCAATATGCAGTTCAATTAATAAAATTAGGGAAGGCCTATGTCTGTGATTTAACGGCTGATGAAATCCGGTCCTATAGGGGTACCCTTACCGAACCTGGTAAGGACAGTCCTTACCGGAACCGCTCGGTGTCAGAGAATCTTGCCTTGTTTGAAAAGATGCGAACCGGCGAATTCCCGGACGGTTCCCGGGTTCTGCGGGCTAAAATTGACATGGCTTCACCTAACGTAAATATGCGTGATCCGGTTATCTACCGGATTTTAAGGGCGACTCATCATCGTACCGGTGATCAATGGTGTATCTATCCCATGTATGATTATGCCCATCCGCTGTCCGATGCTTTGGAGCATATTACCCATTCCATCTGTACCTTGGAATTTGAAGACCATCGCCCGCTGTATGACTGGGTGCTGGAAACTCTTAAGCTGGAATACCGGCCCCGGCAGATCGAATTTGCCCGGCTGAATCTTACCAATACAGTGATGAGCAAACGTAAGCTCCGCCAACTGGTTGAAGGCGGCTATGTAAGCGGGTGGGATGATCCGCGGATGCCGACAATATCAGGTCTGAGACGGCGGGGTTATACGCCGGAGGCAATTCGCGACTTCTGCGAGCGGATCGGAGTCGCCAAAAGCAACAGTACTGTGGATGTGGCTATGCTGGAGCACTGTATCCGGGAAGATCTGAACGCCCGGGCTCCCCGGGCTATGGCGGTTCTTCGTCCCCTGAAGGTCGTCATTGACAATTATCCTGAGGGTGTGGTAGAAGAGCTGGAAGCGGAGAATAATCCGGAATGCCCGGAGATGGGTACACGCAAAGTATCTTTTTCCCGGGAACTGTATATCGAGCAGGAAGACTTCTCTGAAAATCCGCCGAAAAAATTTTTCCGGCTCAGTCCCGGTAAGGAAGTGCGCTTGAAGCACGCTTATATCATCAAGTGCGAATCAATTGTAAAGGACGAAAAGACCGGGGAAGTAACGGAAGTTCATTGCACTTACGATCCTGAAAGCAAGAGCGGCGGGGCTACCAGCAGCCGGAAAATAAAAGGAACACTCCATTGGGTATCGGTTTCTCATGCTGTTCCGGCTGTGGTCCGTCTCTACGATTATCTGCTGCTGGCTCAGGCGGAAACTGAGGAAGAAGCGGAGGGAGCGGATTTTATATCCACGCTGAATCCCAATTCGCTGATTGAGCTTACGAACTGCAGGCTGGAATCCAGTTTGGCCGATTCGGCGCCGGGCAGCCGTTACCAATTTTTGCGGCAGGGCTATTTTGCGGTCGATTCGGTGGATTCCCAACCGGGAGCACTGGTCTTCAACCAGATTGTGGGATTGAGAGATTCCTGGGCTAAGGCTCAGAAGAAGGGATAAGAGAAAAACAAAAGGTTCTAAACCGCTAAGTGGCTTAGAACCTTTTGTTTTAATATAAGACAGAAATATCTTGCCGCGTTAATTGTTCTCTGACAGCTTGTACATCCTGCTCGTTGGCGGCCGGTACGTCCGCTAGTGAATATTTCCAACCAAGCTTTTCCCATTTGCTGCGTCCCAGAGTGTGATAGGCCAGCAGTTCAACCGGCACCGGCAGCGGCAGGGAATGAATGAGTTTGGCGAGAGCGGTGATATCTGCCGGTTCGTTATTCACTCCGGGGATAACGACATAGCGGAGGGTTACCGGCCGGATTTGGACAGTGTATCGGAGATTGTCGATAATTTCTGTATTATCATGGCCGGTTAGAAAATAGTGTTTAGACGGTTCAACCGCTTTTAAGGAGAAAAGAACTGCATCCGTATAAGGCAGAACCTGACGCAGCTGATCCGGTGAGCAGTAGCCGGCGGTGTCCAGGGTAGTATGGATGCCCTGTTCCTGGCAGCTTTTGAACAAGGCAGCGACAAATTCCGGCTGCAGCAGCGGCTC
This window of the Veillonellales bacterium genome carries:
- a CDS encoding efflux RND transporter permease subunit: MNITRFSIQKPVGISMIVMLFVVLGLFSFYRIGVELLPSVNIPYVTVTVNYPGAGTEQVEEDVIKPLENALSSLSNLKHITSVARPEKAQITLEFEFWANVATSAIDATQYVNAAMSKLPTAVKTPSVIKRDINATPIMEISVVSGKPLSDVYTLANDVFVERLQRASGVSDVTLFGGRDKEVAVEVDKDKLSYYNISLSQIANRIQQENVLTPAGSVFTDKTETNVRLTAQYASPEELAGIHVTNAKGINIPLTDLATVREQDKRVTRYARTNGQDVVSLTIYKNSDANLVDTVKAVKQQLDSLRAEYPDYQFVTITDSSTYVQDALHNTLEALIEGLFTTGLVLYLFLRGWRSAAAVLIAIPTSLISTFFVMYIAGFTFNMMSLLGMSLCIGTLVDDSIVVLENIHRHFRMGKDAKTAAEEGRTEIGMAALAITLCDVVVFMPIAFMTGMTGQFFRQFGLTIVFATLCSLFVSFTLTPMLASRFYANGIVEPRGKLWDFMARLENGAIEKYGKILHWSLKNPAKIMVSIALIFFATLSFIPLGIIGSEYMPKTDEGSFRIMMQFPVGQNIDQTNSEVRKIEEYLTTVPEITNYLSSVGTPAGSYGSISVQMVDRKERNRSVWQVTDQIRQYLRKNYPQATSQVSETQSSVAGVSGGSGTGGGGPNTSPVQIELRGASLDNIIKASYRIQDIVSTVPGVKDVRSSYSEGMPEIRLVVDRERLKFFNTTVNEVNNVFSGAVAGTLAGYYANDPTNDSQDTDIYVRIKNSDGFKASDISSIPVQAGTGLVRLSDVARLQDSVGPVMLRRVDKQESINIAANITDRPLQDVLNDISKSIKPEDLGTNVTYRFTGQADNMKSTFTEMAQALGLSLLLVYMLLSTLYESLSTSFIRMFSLPFGLIGALTLLAITRNTLNLYSLIGILVMDGVVAKNGTLLLDYTMTLMGRGMNARDAVIEAGKTRLKPIFMTTLTMITGMLPMALALTAGSETRVAMAWVVIGGLTSSTFFTLVGIPIIFLYFEGKPFSRYRHAISHAYKRLAGKGQQSAG
- a CDS encoding efflux RND transporter periplasmic adaptor subunit, producing MNHRFWQEGNKRKSFLIIGILLILCLAITVQMTRKQAAGKSGSGNKVQTTVDVLSVPRTQLIKRISLTGQTVPKAQVDIAAKYQGRIAAVNTDLGQRVAAGQVLIVQDTGDAELTIKQNQASYQQASADAANSNVAFNANYNKAKADYDRAAATYQRYKTLYEVGGIAKDTLDIDEQQMLDAKATLDALVNQMNSNYVPATVESAQAVAEKARHGIAAAEKQRDDLILRAPFSGMIGYRQAEVGAIVSAGQKLLTIVDNSEIHVDCQVSEQDLPALSIGMDVNVQIETLGRQFPGKIIYISPASDSSNLVFSLRIDLTEPDTAVRSGMFTRTILNTVLRSDVLVVPKTAILEKNGKSYVFVINEQNAAEERTVQIGARGDQNVEILAGLTEGEKIALNNLSRLRSGLTIVPNLVALDGGGDSQ
- a CDS encoding glutamine--tRNA ligase/YqeY domain fusion protein, yielding MDITEKGAMRMSTNPVLPSNFIQNIINEDLQNNKNESRVHTRFPPEPNGYLHIGHAKSICLNFGIAKENNGLCNLRFDDTNPSKEEVEYVDSIQADVHWLGFDWDDRMFYASDYFEQLYQYAVQLIKLGKAYVCDLTADEIRSYRGTLTEPGKDSPYRNRSVSENLALFEKMRTGEFPDGSRVLRAKIDMASPNVNMRDPVIYRILRATHHRTGDQWCIYPMYDYAHPLSDALEHITHSICTLEFEDHRPLYDWVLETLKLEYRPRQIEFARLNLTNTVMSKRKLRQLVEGGYVSGWDDPRMPTISGLRRRGYTPEAIRDFCERIGVAKSNSTVDVAMLEHCIREDLNARAPRAMAVLRPLKVVIDNYPEGVVEELEAENNPECPEMGTRKVSFSRELYIEQEDFSENPPKKFFRLSPGKEVRLKHAYIIKCESIVKDEKTGEVTEVHCTYDPESKSGGATSSRKIKGTLHWVSVSHAVPAVVRLYDYLLLAQAETEEEAEGADFISTLNPNSLIELTNCRLESSLADSAPGSRYQFLRQGYFAVDSVDSQPGALVFNQIVGLRDSWAKAQKKG
- the pflA gene encoding pyruvate formate-lyase-activating protein; translation: MLTGCYHSMETFGTVDGQGIRLVLFLSGCRLSCKFCHNPDTWSCSGKEITAAQVLAAVNKYRRYYEASGGGITVSGGEPLLQPEFVAALFKSCQEQGIHTTLDTAGYCSPDQLRQVLPYTDAVLFSLKAVEPSKHYFLTGHDNTEIIDNLRYTVQIRPVTLRYVVIPGVNNEPADITALAKLIHSLPLPVPVELLAYHTLGRSKWEKLGWKYSLADVPAANEQDVQAVREQLTRQDISVLY